DNA sequence from the Desulfallas thermosapovorans DSM 6562 genome:
AGCGGCCCCCGTCCCCGGGGTGGCAACGCCGCCCGCCCGGTGGCACAAGCCCATGCGCGTACACTAACCTATACGCGGGGCGGGTGTGCGGGACGGTGCCACCATCGCGAGTAGAAGGCCGCGGGCGAAGCCGGCGGCCTGGTAGATGAGGTAAGGTTATGCGCGCTTTTTGCGCATGACCTTACCGTTCCGATTGAGGACCCCAAAGGAATACATGCAAAGACCCCAGAGCTGGCCAGTGTGCCGGCAAAGCCGGACCCGAAAGCTTGCGACCCCAAAGCGGCTTTGCCGGCACTCTGGCCGACATGCACGCAGACCCCGGGTGCCCGGGCATGCACGGTACAATAAGGCCACAGGCGTTGCGTAAGTAAGGCCTGTGGCTTCCTTTTAAGGACCCCAGAGGATAGCCCGTGAGCCGTGACCCCATAGCTAGCCGCACTCCGGGCCGGACCCTTGAGGTTGACCCCAAAGTCGGCCCGGTGTGCGTCCGACATGCACAAAACGCCTGCCACCCGGGTTTTGCCCGGGCAAGGTGCGGCTGACCCGTAAGCCCGGCCCTGAAGCTAGCCATACTTTGCACGGCGGCAGGGAGTTTGCCGAATTCGCCGGTCGCTATACTCGCGGTTACGGCACCCGTGTAAGGCGCACTTCGGAGCGGGGCGGCAGTTTTTCCGCTGTTTTCTGCCCCGCTCCGATGTGCGCCGTGCCGTAAGTAGGCCAGGTGAGCGCCACCGCCCAGGCCAGGCACACTACGGCCCGGGGCAGGACCTGCGAAGCCCCGGCCCATAATCGGCCCGGGCCGTAGTGTGCCCGGGGAAAGCAGCCCGGTGTGCGCTACCCAGCCGGGCAGCAGCCCGGCAGTTTATAGCTGTAACAGGGCCGCAACTGCGGCTCTGGTGGCCAATAGCGTTTCATGTATGTAAAGTCTTAGGTTACCAGCACAAAGCCCGAACCGTTCCGCTAAAACCCCGGGTTGTACCGCGTTGGCAACCTATTGTTCCAGCCGGGCCGCAGCTGCGGCCCCGGGCTGCTGCACCGCGGAGGCTGCTGCCTTTCCGGGCGCAGCTGCGTCCGGTGCCCGGGGAGCGGGACACGGAGCGACCAAAAAAAGGGCGCCTCAGCGCCCCAGCACCTGCAGCTGCCTGTGCGCGCTACGCGCCGCCGCTGCCAGCCCCAGCTCTGACATGGCGGCAAATGCAATATGCTTGCACAGCACCCCTCGCTTGACCGCATCCTCGCAGCTGCACCGTGCCGTGCCGCCGCGGCCCCGGCGCTCGATGACCACCATGTATTGCTTGCTGCCATGCTTCACGTACCCCTCAACGTACCCCGCCTTCCGCTCCTTGCATTCCCACTGCCAACCGGCCTGCATACCGGCCAGCGCACGGCCAAACCGCCCATCGTCAACCTTGCCCAACAGCCTTCTCAACATGCTACGCAACCTCCCGTTTTTCTTCCGTCCACCGCCGCTGGTGCCGGCGTCAAGGGCCGGAGTAAAAAGAATTTTTGACCCCAAAGATTTACCCAAAAGCTGAAAATTGTTTTTGCGGAGGGCGCAGCGCACCCTTGACACCGGCATGTCCCGGGGCCGGGCCGCCGGGCAGCTGGCCTGGGCAACAACACCACTGTCGGTCGACGACGCGGCAGGGCCGCGGTGGCGATTCGATGCAACCTGCATGAACAGCAGCAAGCTTGCCCGGCCCCGGGGCAAGGCGGCGGTACAATGGAAAGAGCGGGAGGGAGCGGGATCCACCGCGAAGCGCTAAAAGCCCCCCGGCCCCCATGAATGGGGGCGGGGGGTTTGGGGGGTTGGGGG
Encoded proteins:
- a CDS encoding SWIM zinc finger family protein yields the protein MDPAPSRSFHCTAALPRGRASLLLFMQVASNRHRGPAASSTDSGVVAQASCPAARPRDMPVSRVRCALRKNNFQLLGKSLGSKILFTPALDAGTSGGGRKKNGRLRSMLRRLLGKVDDGRFGRALAGMQAGWQWECKERKAGYVEGYVKHGSKQYMVVIERRGRGGTARCSCEDAVKRGVLCKHIAFAAMSELGLAAAARSAHRQLQVLGR